The genomic region CAGGCAGGCCACTGCAGATAAGCATCAGGCTCGGCGCGGTGGACTACCGGCGAGGTGTCAACCAGTGGCTTGATGCGCTGGCATACGTACAGTCCGATGTAGAGGTTGCAACACTGGAGAAGTTAGTAAAACAGCTGGCCTGAAATATACAGCCAAACTAAAACGTAAAAAGGTCGTGGTCGAGAGTTCACGACCTTTTTACGTTTAATTGTTTTTATTTGTTTTAGGTTGTTCAGGTTTTAAAGGTGTTGATGCTCGGCGGAAATATACGGAAAGCGATTGTTCTGATGATTGATCAGATATTTAAGTTGCACATGATTTCTGAAAATAATTGAGTTTGTTCTTTTTTGAGATTTGCCGATTTAATGATTAGCGTGGTGCTCGTTACTATTCTTTTGAAAGATTTCGAGGGCATCATGCGAGATATTGAAGTTGCAGTTGGCGAGGCTTTTGTGAACTTTGCAGCGCTCTTTGCGCGTAGTGATTTTGAACAGGCGTTACTACTGCATAAAAACAACAAACACTACGACGCGCTGCTGCGCTATTACGCCGCCTGTGCCGGCGCCAAGGATTCACAGCAGTTGCTTGAGCCCTTGAGGCTATTACGTCAGACGCTGGAGCCTTTGCTGGGATCGAGTCGGGTGCGGCGTGAGGTGGAACCGCCGTTGCCAACCGAGCAAGCGTCCGCCCCGGATCTGGCGCGAATTTACGAGCGGGTCGAAGCCTTCGAGTCGCGGGTGCATGTGGGGGTCGAACTGCTCAAAACCGCGCCGACACGCGTTGCAAAAACGCTGCACTTCGTCTGGCTGGGGGGCGGGCTTGGCGAAATTCAGCGTGATTACCTCAATGTCTGGAAACAGGTGCTCGCCGGGCAGGGGTACACGCTCAATCTCTGGTACGACAGCGATGCGCTGCTGGCATATCAGACCAACAAGCTGATGGTCGAGGCGGCCAAGGCTGACGCCCTGGCCCATGTCGGCGATAAAACCGTCGATGAAAATGCGCTGGCTGACCTATACGAAGAGCGTGCCATTGTGCTGAAGCGGCAGATGCAGGCACACCTCAATGAGGCTGTGGCCAAAGGGCAATCCGCCGATGACGCACGGATTGATCTGCTGGTTCGCGCCTATGGCCAGGATGCGGCGTCATTGCAGGTACTGCGCGAGCAGAACCGTCGCACCCTGCAAGCCATGGCCGGAGGCGATCTGCAGTTGCGCGACCTTGACGCGGCGTCTGTTCCCTTGCAGCTTCAGAGCCTCTACGAGCAGGAAATGCGTTTGCGCGGCAATCTGGCGGCAGCTTCGGATATCGTGCGGGTCGAAGTGCTGTATCGCGAGAGTGGCAGCTATGCCGATGTCGATAACTTGCCGCCTTTGGTGGCGAAGTTGGCGGGGGTCGATCTTGAGGTTCTGGGTGTCGACGCCCGCCTGGGTATTTTGCAACTGCTGCTCAACCATAATCCCGATTGGATGCCGGGGCGTCAGCCCTCCAACAGCTATGCCAAGCGCATCCCGGCAGAGCACCGTGCGGCATTTGAAGCGTTCGCTCAGAGCCGCCCGGCACTGAGCCAGGTTTTCCAGGCCCCGACCGATTTGCTGGCTCGCCCCTTCATGTTGCGAGCAGTCGCCGAAGGCAATTCGATGACCAATGCGTTCCTGATGGCCCATGCCGGATCGGCGACGCTGCAAGCGGTGATCGAACGTATCCGCTTCAACTATCAGTTGGTCGACGACACGCTACGCCAGGCGGCGCAGCGTGGTGTCGCACTGACTGACTCTGAAGGTGTGTTGTCGTTGGCGCAGACGATTCTGGAACAGACTTACGGCCCGTTCCGCGAACTGCCGAATCAGGAAGAAATGCTCGCAGGCTTTCTCGCCAGTGCGGCTGCGAGCTACTTCAGCGACGGGATCCGGCGCCAGAGCGAAGGCACCATCTATCTGACCGGCCCGGGTGCGATACGCGACGCCATGGCCGATTACGCCAGAGTGCATCTCACTCCGGAGCAGGCCAGGGAAATTCGCACCGAGGCCGCCATTGCACGCTACGCCTCGGTCAACCGTGCCACCGAAGAAGAGCTGGATCACTCCTGGAAAGACAACGCGACCGATCCGGTGAAATGGGTCGAGGATGAGCAGGCGCGCTGGAAGCAAGGCCATTACAAAACCCGCTACAAGGGCGATGTCGCGCAATTGCTCAAAGGTTCGAGCATTGAGTTCGAGCAGGGTTGGCCTCTGATTGAAGGGCGTGCGGTGCTGCTGACCGATATCTTGCAGCGTCTGGTCGACGGGCTCGGCGATCGCTTTGTCGAGGCCATGCGTCAGGGCTTCGACGGGCCGATGACGTTCGAGGATCCTTTGCCCCTGAGTTTTGCCGATCGTCAGCTCATCAAGGATCAGCCGCTCAGAGCGCGACCTGCGGCTTTTCCGCCAGACAGGCGATTCCTGAATCTGGGGCTGGATGAAGTGCTGAGCGCGATGGCCCATGGTGAGCTGACACTGGCCGAGACAACGCCACTGCAGCGCTTGGCGTTGGGCGTGTTGCTGGGAATCGACTCGCTGCACAGCCAACGCTTTGACGCGTACAGCGGTGATTTGGATAACCTGGCCAACAGTGTTCGTGAGCTGGGTGCTTCGAGTCGCTATGCCGTCATTGAACGACATCTGTATACCCGCAAAGATGCAGCGTTCCTGAGTGGTCTGGCCGGCGAGATCGCTGAATCGGCAGCATCGGTCAGCGCGCTGGATCTGAAAAAAGCTGCGCTGATAAAGGCGCAGACCCTGCAACAGTGGGGACGCTACGTTGCACAGATACAACAAGTGGCCACGCTTGAACATCGCTTGCAGATTGGCCAGCAGATGGATCAGGTCTTCAGTCAAATCGAAGTCAGCGGCGTGAAACCCGTACCGCAAGATCTACTGCTTGATGGCGTTGGCGAAACGATTGGGGGGCGCTGTTATCCCCTGGCCTTGATGATGGCCGCTGGCATTGCGACGGGCGAAGCGGCTTCCCATCACCTGCGCGAACGTTTTTACCTGGCCGTTCTTGAGCCACAGCAGAATGATTCGATTGTTTTTGTACAAGCGCTGGAGGAACTGCGAGGGACCCGGCTGAGTGAGGTGGGCACGACGCTCTCGCGGGCCGATCTGGGTCAGATCACCACGGCACTGGAGAACCATACAAGCACCCGAACGTTGTTGCTCAACTCGGACAATCACTCGATGCTGGTGGCGAAAACCGTAGAGGGTGAAAAAGTCCTCTATCATTTTTACGACCCCAACTTCGGCGTGTTCGAATTCGAGAGTGCCGCGATGCTCAAGCGGGCGCTGGAGCACTTTTTCCTGAAGATGGGCATGGCCAAATATTATGCGGCCTACGGTGCCGAGATCCGGCCGACGTTCGACCTGATCGAGTTGCAGGGCGAGCGCGTGGCGGCCTTGCCATTGTCCACCGGGTTCGAGGTGGCGAAGATGCTCAAGGGCGAGCCGTTGCCCGGGCAGCCAGCCGGCAAGTTGCGCCAGCGTCTGAACAGCGCCCATGGTCGATCACTGGTCGAAAATTCTCATCTGGGGGCCAGCCTGCTCGGGCTGGACAGTCATTGGTGGGGGCAGCAGATCGCTCATGCGACGACAGCGCTGCAAGACCTTCATACGTCGACCACGCCGTTGGTGCCATTGTTCGACACCCTGGAAGTCACCCCCGAGGGCCAGTATCGATTGCATATGATCGACCCGGCGCAGCCTGAACTTGTGGTGCAGGTTGTCAGCGACGACCACCGACTGCTGCGGATCAAAAACTGGTTGTCCGAGCAGTTTACGACGCTGGCGCGCAAACCGGTCGCAACCGTGGCGGTACTGGATCCGACCGAGGCTGGCAGTGTTCATACCCTCAATGCCGGTTTCGCGATCCAGGCGCTGATGAACGCCTTGCGCGGACGTGAAGGCGAAGGCCGCACGCTGACCACCGCGGTACGTCTGCACGCTTACCTCAATTACGCGCAGTTGCTGCATGGCAATGTCGTGGATGTAGTCGGTCTGGTTCAACTGGTCAAAACCGCGTTGGGGGAAGAAAAGATCATCGCCCGCACTTGTGCCTCAGTAGTCTCAGAGGCGTTGGGCCATGCAGCCAATGAAGGTATCGGGGCCGTGCTGGGACTGGCCAACGTCGGGTTTGATATTTATCAGTTGGTAACCGCTGGCGACGATGTTGAAAAAGCGCAATTCGGCACGCAACTGGCGTTTGACTCCGCCAGTCTGGCCTTGACGGCCGGCGGGGTCGGAGCGGCAGTAGCTGGCGCGTCGACTGCCGCTGCGGTGCTGGGCGGCGCCGGGGTGATTTTGGGC from Pseudomonas tensinigenes harbors:
- a CDS encoding TcdA/TcdB pore-forming domain-containing protein, translating into MRDIEVAVGEAFVNFAALFARSDFEQALLLHKNNKHYDALLRYYAACAGAKDSQQLLEPLRLLRQTLEPLLGSSRVRREVEPPLPTEQASAPDLARIYERVEAFESRVHVGVELLKTAPTRVAKTLHFVWLGGGLGEIQRDYLNVWKQVLAGQGYTLNLWYDSDALLAYQTNKLMVEAAKADALAHVGDKTVDENALADLYEERAIVLKRQMQAHLNEAVAKGQSADDARIDLLVRAYGQDAASLQVLREQNRRTLQAMAGGDLQLRDLDAASVPLQLQSLYEQEMRLRGNLAAASDIVRVEVLYRESGSYADVDNLPPLVAKLAGVDLEVLGVDARLGILQLLLNHNPDWMPGRQPSNSYAKRIPAEHRAAFEAFAQSRPALSQVFQAPTDLLARPFMLRAVAEGNSMTNAFLMAHAGSATLQAVIERIRFNYQLVDDTLRQAAQRGVALTDSEGVLSLAQTILEQTYGPFRELPNQEEMLAGFLASAAASYFSDGIRRQSEGTIYLTGPGAIRDAMADYARVHLTPEQAREIRTEAAIARYASVNRATEEELDHSWKDNATDPVKWVEDEQARWKQGHYKTRYKGDVAQLLKGSSIEFEQGWPLIEGRAVLLTDILQRLVDGLGDRFVEAMRQGFDGPMTFEDPLPLSFADRQLIKDQPLRARPAAFPPDRRFLNLGLDEVLSAMAHGELTLAETTPLQRLALGVLLGIDSLHSQRFDAYSGDLDNLANSVRELGASSRYAVIERHLYTRKDAAFLSGLAGEIAESAASVSALDLKKAALIKAQTLQQWGRYVAQIQQVATLEHRLQIGQQMDQVFSQIEVSGVKPVPQDLLLDGVGETIGGRCYPLALMMAAGIATGEAASHHLRERFYLAVLEPQQNDSIVFVQALEELRGTRLSEVGTTLSRADLGQITTALENHTSTRTLLLNSDNHSMLVAKTVEGEKVLYHFYDPNFGVFEFESAAMLKRALEHFFLKMGMAKYYAAYGAEIRPTFDLIELQGERVAALPLSTGFEVAKMLKGEPLPGQPAGKLRQRLNSAHGRSLVENSHLGASLLGLDSHWWGQQIAHATTALQDLHTSTTPLVPLFDTLEVTPEGQYRLHMIDPAQPELVVQVVSDDHRLLRIKNWLSEQFTTLARKPVATVAVLDPTEAGSVHTLNAGFAIQALMNALRGREGEGRTLTTAVRLHAYLNYAQLLHGNVVDVVGLVQLVKTALGEEKIIARTCASVVSEALGHAANEGIGAVLGLANVGFDIYQLVTAGDDVEKAQFGTQLAFDSASLALTAGGVGAAVAGASTAAAVLGGAGVILGGLAVGVAALAQGFAAIARNAQEVGTFFADLQEAHRGVGYRFDAALKAWVVAPALVVKRIDLAATALILDSPRLYPLRDHFGVPDFDADYSRAINVRQHLGLPGQLEFAPAEGQAIVLPCTPETCYGYEYKALPFASSRHDRGFDIARRLEKRQANGNWLFLFSFYSFPSHYIVSRLLPQYRETVIEVLLDRTQRTLVVPSLPSAWKNQVSYKIFGVGAHCTLALSPDAHIELVSSSQHSSRWVLEAGWARESDVRIEQLGDLYIGNVHVKVTGHGRHSLLIRTGDHQLFSVNRGKRQLDVLQQSAPEGLDEQALLTHFRALAREHRLVLPYTPVRDWLIPFESPQAPRSTTAWYDAREDRFVYIRNEDIADTEDAQLALVADGYAYFYLPDSYDIWQVDAVSGLVRYRYRLIVAEGESLIGPVEMDAHGVIHVEQTVTGAHGPRRFNYLIHRQQLLLSSVTHDMAPELQATVFASEILGDWASVLGEHTVLRPVAERDGETTVDWQPATYVSVSWTFDTDKRDIVWIRSLDRLLIHPLPVARHARGWPDSIKNLADLVLLPMAQQKNVYFIYNRLDQTLCRRQRVVAQGVEQWSDRWVQPPGLKQIVAVENGYLILDDEGRLFNLSVQGEFPLYGVGEQWLKDHAHWWLALESLAKRYPVDSFAIVGLRNLAGDGNLSAWCVNGRLLLCDPGRDVPVRLLGMASDNRAAWLFNMSTGEIWTQGFVEPQQLVRAFAEGAQLLHSDVLPVPERAWRDWRFSDVAVDGSGLRGTTVDGVTLQLGHQQTALVTAVDRRWVAAQGEHLVEHMQALLARVEHGAFVSVESAPGHLQWYDVRSARLVSIAADRLPADVVMLGTRNQVNVLLHERRQGTVQAYPGMHSFGPFDYLQRDAQVMTLEGHDKINDLLPLIADDVSTLVVRLGQGGVTCHLSKDAWSRLDAVVVDCRHALGQSPAIPGKLIWDFDTPDNLLFEIVQEHLVIVDPANEHALIFRDVGSSDPSLRGEVFLAFKARQSLPISAWVRQLQTRKGRGSVTFQALTAEPAIAG